The Panthera uncia isolate 11264 chromosome C1 unlocalized genomic scaffold, Puncia_PCG_1.0 HiC_scaffold_3, whole genome shotgun sequence genome includes a region encoding these proteins:
- the CC1H2orf66 gene encoding uncharacterized protein C2orf66 homolog: MPKALLLLCVVLVLLGLVPGDTVRNGEKWKPLNNPRNRELFFRTLQAYLKGRGLDLGRFPNTFSMNENPRPLSFQSELLASAFADYEEQKNSFPNYVKG, encoded by the exons ATGCCCAAAGCACTCCTGCTGCTGTGTGTTGTCCTGGTGCTACTTGGGCTTGTGCCTGGAGACACAGTGAGAAACGGAGAGAAATGGAAGCCGCTCAACAATCCCCGGAACAGAGAGCTG TTTTTCAGAACCCTTCAGGCATATCTTAAGGGAAGAGGTCTTGATCTTGGGAGATTTCCGAACACTTTCTCCATGAATGAGAATCCCAGACCCCTCTCTTTCCAATCAGAACTTCTTGCTTCTGCATTTGCAGATTATGAAGAGCAGAAAAACTCCTTTCCTAATTACGTCAAAGGCTGA